A genomic segment from Nicotiana tabacum cultivar K326 chromosome 7, ASM71507v2, whole genome shotgun sequence encodes:
- the LOC107775786 gene encoding magnesium transporter MRS2-3-like: MRGITPPPKFTVPSPEDDAADILRPNTVIPGGINVGAGLRKKGTGIRSWLLLDSTGQTQVVEVGKHAIMRRTGLPARDLRILDPLLSYPSTVLGRERAIVINLEHIKAIITGQEVLLLNARDPSVSPFVEELQRRILRHYQATKSQEAGGGCDNADWTNLYDPEEPQSGAVSPPNFSASFRAKDENKADGKQQAGENRDGPKLLPFEFVALEACLEAACSCLDNEARTLEQEAHPALDKLTSKISTLNLERVRQIKSRLVAITGRVQKVRDELEHLLDDDEDMAEMYLTDKLMEQLENSSVSSISGQDGINEEVIQLNIDDRVPVEISMDANAGSTSYDADVPHIDNQQERLFGGPNALSRGSRGTHTSTTRSAISKHLDVEELEMLLEAYFVQIDGTLNKLNTLREYVDDTEDYINIMLDDKQNHLLQMGVMLTTATLVVSAFVVVAGIFGMNITIELFDEAKAGMPEFLWTIGGGATGSLFLYVIAIAWCKHKQLLE, translated from the exons ATGAGAGGGATCACTCCGCCACCGAAGTTCACGGTTCCGTCGCCGGAAGATGACGCCGCGGATATACTCCGACCAAACACCGTCATCCCCGGCGGCATAAACGTCGGCGCTGGGTTGCGAAAGAAGGGGACGGGGATACGGTCATGGCTTCTATTGGATTCAACTGGACAGACTCAAGTTGTGGAGGTCGGAAAACATGCTATTATGCGCCGAACTGGACTTCCGGCCCGTGATCTTCGTATATTGGACCCGCTTCTATCGTATCCGTCTACTGTATTGGGCCGTGAACGGGCTATCGTCATTAATTTGGAGCATATCAAGGCTATTATTACGGGCCAGGAGGTCCTCTTGCTCAACGCTAGGGATCCCTCTGTTTCTCCTTTCGTTGAAGAGCTTCAACGGAGAATTTTGCGCCATTATCAAGCCACCAAGTCCCAG GAAGCTGGAGGGGGTTGCGATAATGCTGACTGGACAAATCTGTATGACCCAGAAGAGCCACAATCCGGAGCAGTTTCTCCTCCAAACTTTTCTGCTAGCTTCCGAGCAAAGGATGAGAACAAGGCTGATGGGAAGCAGCAAGCTGGTGAGAACCGAGATGGGCCGAAGCTTCTCCCATTTGAGTTTGTTGCTTTGGAGGCATGCCTGGAGGCTGCTTGCAGTTGTTTGGATAATGAG GCTCGAACACTGGAGCAAGAAGCTCATCCTGCTTTAGATAAGCTGACATCAAAGATTAGTACTCTTAACTTGGAACGTGTTCGTCAAATCAAAAGCCGCTTGGTTGCTATTACAGGACGTGTTCAGAAG GTCAGAGATGAACTGGAGCATCTACTAGATGATGATGAGGATATGGCTGAGATGTATTTGACTGACAAGCTGATGGAACAACTTGAAAATTCTTCTGTTTCCTCTATAAGTGGGCAAGATGGCATCAATGAGGAAGTTATTCAGTTGAACATTGATGATAG GGTTCCTGTGGAAATCTCAATGGACGCAAATGCAGGTTCCACCAGTTATGATGCGGATGTTCCCCATATTGACAACCAGCAGGAACGGTTGTTTGGTGGTCCAAATGCTCTTAGCCGAGGTAGTCGTGGGACACATACTAGTACGACTCGAAGTGCCATAAGCAAACATCTTGACGTGGAGGAGCTTGAAATGCTCTTAGAAGCATACTTTGTTCAAATTGATGGTACATTGAACAAATTGAACACG CTGCGGGAGTATGTGGATGACACGGAGGACTACATCAACATCATGCTGGATGACAAGCAGAACCATCTTTTACAAATGGGCGTCATGTTAACAACAGCAACTCTTGTGGTGAGCGCCTTTGTTGTTGTGGCTGGAATTTTCGGCATGAATATTACCATTGAACTATTTGACGAAGCTAAAGCTGGGATGCCAGAATTCTTATGGACAATTGGTGGTGGTGCCACGGGCAGTCTCTTCTTATATGTGATTGCAATTGCCTGGTGTAAGCACAAGCAATTGCTGGAGTGA